A genomic segment from Bradyrhizobium diazoefficiens USDA 110 encodes:
- a CDS encoding tetratricopeptide repeat protein produces the protein MAVRFPFARTLCLALALGTAGLAPAAAQQVEPPTPPGKQKKLPEAPAKLPKVDRTKNLDFLFGALKAAPDDVSAKHVEARIWAIWLQTPSDTASLLMARAKTAVDAQKIDVAIKLLDSVIKLRPDYIEAWNRRATLYYMQNDYGRSLADIQQVLIREPRHFGALAGLGMIMQEVGDEKRALEAYRKALAVNPHLEKIPDQVKALTEKVEGRDI, from the coding sequence CTGGCAGTGAGATTCCCTTTCGCACGCACCCTGTGTTTGGCCCTTGCCCTGGGAACCGCCGGCCTCGCTCCGGCCGCGGCGCAGCAGGTTGAGCCGCCGACCCCGCCCGGCAAGCAGAAGAAGCTTCCCGAAGCGCCGGCCAAGCTGCCCAAGGTCGATCGCACCAAAAATCTCGATTTCCTGTTCGGCGCGCTGAAGGCGGCGCCCGACGATGTCAGCGCCAAGCATGTCGAGGCGCGGATCTGGGCGATCTGGCTCCAGACCCCGAGCGATACCGCCTCGCTGCTGATGGCGCGCGCCAAGACCGCGGTCGACGCGCAGAAGATCGACGTCGCGATCAAGTTGCTGGATTCGGTCATCAAGCTCAGGCCCGACTACATCGAGGCCTGGAACCGGCGCGCCACGCTCTACTACATGCAGAACGACTACGGCCGCTCGCTCGCCGACATCCAGCAAGTGCTGATCCGCGAACCCCGCCATTTCGGCGCGCTCGCGGGGCTCGGCATGATCATGCAGGAGGTCGGCGACGAGAAGCGCGCGCTCGAGGCCTACCGCAAGGCGCTCGCCGTCAATCCGCACCTCGAGAAGATACCCGATCAGGTCAAGGCGCTGACCGAAAAGGTCGAAGGCCGCGACATCTAG
- the ykgO gene encoding type B 50S ribosomal protein L36, with translation MKVRNSLKSLRGRHRANRLVRRKGRVYVINKVQRRFKARQG, from the coding sequence ATGAAGGTCCGTAACTCGCTGAAATCGCTGCGCGGTCGCCATCGCGCCAACCGCCTGGTCCGCCGCAAGGGCCGGGTCTATGTGATCAACAAGGTGCAGCGCCGCTTCAAGGCTCGCCAAGGCTGA
- a CDS encoding 4-hydroxyphenyl-beta-ketoacyl-CoA hydrolase: protein MPKLKLPNIDDVVAIDIHTHAEEPCGCHADDGYDDFQAQMAEYFKSPNKHPPTVPETAAYYRSKNIAAVIFPVDAERETGFRRYNNYEMLEVASDHLDVLIPFVSIDPHKGKLGAREARKLIEEYGVRGFKFHPTMQGFYANDRMAYPLYEEINNGGAIALFHTGQTGVGSGMPGGMGMRLKYSNPMYMDDVAADFPDLKIILAHPSFPWQEEALSVATHKPNVYIDLSGWSPKYFPPILVRYINSILQDKMLFGSDWPVITPDRWLSDFAKIDIRDEIRPKVLKANARKLLGI from the coding sequence ATGCCGAAGCTGAAGCTGCCCAACATCGACGATGTCGTCGCCATCGACATCCACACCCACGCCGAAGAGCCCTGCGGCTGCCACGCCGACGACGGCTATGACGACTTCCAGGCGCAGATGGCGGAGTACTTCAAGTCGCCGAACAAGCATCCGCCGACCGTGCCGGAGACCGCGGCCTACTATCGCTCCAAGAACATCGCCGCGGTGATCTTCCCGGTCGACGCCGAGCGCGAGACCGGTTTCCGCCGCTACAACAATTACGAGATGCTGGAGGTCGCCTCCGATCATCTCGACGTCCTCATCCCGTTCGTCTCGATCGACCCGCACAAGGGCAAGCTCGGGGCGCGCGAGGCGCGCAAGCTGATCGAGGAATACGGCGTGCGCGGCTTCAAATTCCATCCGACCATGCAGGGCTTCTACGCCAACGACCGCATGGCCTATCCGCTCTACGAAGAGATCAACAATGGCGGCGCGATCGCGCTGTTCCACACCGGCCAGACCGGCGTCGGCTCGGGCATGCCCGGCGGCATGGGGATGCGGCTGAAATATTCCAACCCGATGTACATGGACGACGTCGCGGCCGATTTTCCCGACCTCAAGATCATCCTCGCCCACCCCTCCTTCCCCTGGCAGGAAGAGGCGCTGTCGGTCGCGACCCACAAGCCGAACGTCTACATCGACCTGTCGGGCTGGTCGCCGAAATACTTCCCGCCGATCCTGGTGCGCTACATCAACTCGATCCTCCAGGACAAGATGCTGTTCGGCTCGGACTGGCCGGTGATCACGCCGGACCGCTGGCTGTCGGACTTCGCCAAGATCGACATCCGCGACGAGATCCGGCCGAAGGTGCTGAAGGCGAACGCGCGCAAGCTGCTGGGCATCTAG
- a CDS encoding IS630-like element ISRj1 family transposase, with translation MIPEAREVHLSRKDRKVLEACCRSPVTLQRDLKRARIVLLAADGRSTRSIAKEVGVQPRIVSLWRHRYADHGLEGLQDKPRPGKQPIYTKTTDKRILKLLDKPPPQGFARWTGPLLAEALGDVDVQYVWRFLRSHKIDLVARKSWCESNDPNFTAKAADVVGLYVAPPAKAIVLCVDEKPSIQALERAQGYLKLPNGRALTGQSHDYKRHGTTTLFAALEVATGKIIATHSKRRRRVEFLDFMNSVTATFPNRKLHVILDNLNTHKKNEDWLKAHPNVQFHFTPTSASWLNQVEVWFSILQGQSLSGTSFTSLKQLQEHIDAYVNAYNDRAEPFVWTKKKVRQRRFKGRRITQL, from the coding sequence ATGATACCCGAAGCAAGAGAAGTCCACCTTTCGAGGAAAGATCGCAAGGTGCTTGAGGCGTGCTGTCGCTCACCGGTGACGTTGCAGCGCGATTTGAAGCGGGCGCGGATAGTTCTGTTGGCGGCGGATGGGCGCAGCACCCGGTCGATCGCCAAGGAAGTTGGGGTCCAGCCGCGGATTGTCAGCCTTTGGCGGCATCGCTATGCCGACCATGGCCTTGAAGGGCTGCAAGACAAGCCGCGGCCTGGCAAGCAGCCGATCTATACGAAGACGACCGACAAGCGGATTCTGAAGCTGCTGGATAAGCCGCCACCGCAAGGGTTTGCGCGCTGGACCGGCCCCCTGCTGGCCGAGGCGCTGGGCGATGTCGATGTCCAATATGTCTGGCGGTTCCTGCGCAGCCACAAGATTGACCTGGTGGCTCGCAAGTCCTGGTGCGAGAGCAACGACCCGAACTTTACGGCCAAAGCCGCCGATGTTGTCGGCCTCTATGTCGCGCCGCCGGCGAAGGCCATTGTGCTGTGCGTGGACGAGAAGCCCTCGATCCAGGCTTTGGAGCGAGCGCAGGGTTATCTGAAGTTGCCCAATGGCCGCGCCTTAACCGGCCAAAGCCACGATTACAAGCGGCATGGCACCACAACATTGTTTGCGGCGCTCGAAGTCGCCACCGGAAAGATCATCGCGACCCATTCAAAACGCCGGCGCCGCGTCGAGTTTCTCGATTTCATGAACAGCGTCACCGCGACTTTTCCGAACCGCAAGCTTCACGTCATCCTCGACAACCTCAACACCCATAAAAAGAACGAGGACTGGCTCAAGGCCCACCCCAACGTGCAATTTCATTTCACGCCGACAAGTGCGTCATGGCTCAATCAGGTCGAAGTATGGTTTTCCATCTTGCAGGGGCAGTCGCTCAGCGGCACCTCCTTCACGAGCCTCAAGCAGCTTCAGGAACACATCGATGCCTACGTCAACGCATACAACGACAGAGCCGAGCCCTTCGTCTGGACCAAGAAAAAGGTCCGTCAACGCCGTTTCAAAGGCCGCCGTATCACTCAGCTCTGA
- a CDS encoding c-type cytochrome, with protein sequence MVKCGWLIIAGLTAAFAAAAQAEDLDIGKSEFQSSCASCHGADAKGKGPVSDQLKIPPPDLTVLAKNNNGVFPTNAVYETIDGSKTIPAHGTREMPIWGERFNPIVNLPHYVDPSYWKMAGPEQSPEVVVRKRILAVVDYLSRVQQK encoded by the coding sequence ATGGTAAAGTGTGGTTGGTTGATAATTGCCGGCCTTACCGCTGCTTTCGCTGCCGCGGCTCAGGCTGAAGACCTCGACATCGGCAAGTCAGAATTTCAGTCTTCGTGCGCGAGTTGTCATGGCGCGGATGCAAAGGGCAAAGGACCGGTCAGCGACCAGCTCAAGATCCCGCCTCCCGATTTGACGGTGTTGGCCAAGAACAACAACGGGGTCTTTCCCACGAACGCTGTCTATGAAACCATAGATGGATCGAAAACAATTCCTGCTCACGGCACTCGTGAGATGCCAATTTGGGGGGAACGATTCAACCCCATTGTCAACTTGCCTCACTATGTTGATCCGTCTTATTGGAAGATGGCCGGGCCGGAGCAAAGCCCCGAAGTCGTCGTGCGAAAACGCATCCTCGCTGTTGTCGATTATCTCAGCCGCGTTCAGCAAAAGTAG